A genome region from Deinococcus sp. Marseille-Q6407 includes the following:
- a CDS encoding DUF3883 domain-containing protein: MQPKQGNQNQAGQRRGQKQFKNYVYTYNESDREITQEAHSQKVDRRGMEYAMEYEQRHNRTPEDCSADTGAGYDIFSTELSGEVRYIELKTVSGPWGDLGVTLSRNQLAAARKYGERYWLYVIEDLDGQPKLHAIQHPEGQVTYYVFDGSWHGNASYSEELTL; this comes from the coding sequence GTGCAGCCGAAGCAGGGGAACCAGAACCAGGCCGGCCAGAGACGTGGTCAAAAGCAGTTCAAAAACTACGTCTATACCTACAACGAGTCGGACAGAGAGATTACGCAAGAGGCCCACTCGCAGAAGGTTGACCGGCGAGGGATGGAATACGCCATGGAGTATGAGCAGCGGCACAACCGGACACCAGAAGACTGTTCTGCCGATACTGGGGCTGGCTACGATATTTTTTCTACTGAGCTCAGCGGTGAGGTGCGGTATATCGAACTCAAAACGGTTTCAGGGCCCTGGGGTGACCTGGGCGTGACCTTGAGCCGCAATCAACTGGCCGCGGCCCGGAAATATGGCGAGCGGTACTGGCTCTATGTCATAGAGGATTTGGACGGTCAGCCTAAGCTCCACGCCATTCAGCACCCTGAAGGACAAGTCACCTATTACGTCTTTGATGGCAGCTGGCACGGGAACGCCAGCTACTCAGAGGAACTCACTCTATGA